A window from Dehalococcoidia bacterium encodes these proteins:
- the rpsS gene encoding 30S ribosomal protein S19 → NQRGEKKVIKTWSRASTIFPQMVGHTIAVHDGRRHVPIYITENMVGHKLGEFAPTRTFRGHVTKEEKTTATAGGAKK, encoded by the coding sequence AATCAGCGCGGCGAGAAGAAAGTCATCAAGACCTGGAGCCGCGCCAGCACAATCTTCCCGCAGATGGTCGGCCACACCATTGCGGTGCACGATGGCCGTCGCCATGTACCGATCTACATCACCGAGAACATGGTCGGCCACAAGTTGGGTGAGTTTGCGCCGACGCGCACCTTTCGTGGCCACGTGACTAAAGAAGAAAAGACGACGGCCACCGCCGGAGGAGCGAAGAAATGA